From Helicobacter sp. MIT 99-5507:
GGACCAACTGGCATTGGTGTATTTGGCTCTGGGCAATACACAATTCAAGAAGGATATGCAGCTGTAAAACTTATAAAAGGTGGTTTTAGGAGCAATAATATTGATCCAAATGCAAGGCATTGTATGGCAAGTGCTGTTGTTGCATTTATGGAAACTTTTGGTATAGATGAACCTGCTGGTTGTTATGATGATATTGAATTAACAGATACAATCGTAACTTGGGGAGCAAATATGGCAGAAATGCACCCAATCTTATGGAGTCGTGTATCAAATAGAAAATTATCAAATCAAAATGTAAAAATTATAAATTTAAGCACATATACAAATAGAACATCAGATTTGGCTGATATTGAAATCATCTTTAAACCAAATACAGATTTAGCAATCTGGAATTTTATTGCACGAGAAATTATAAAAAGAGGTGCAGTAAATCAAAAATTTGTAAAAGATAATTGCGTATTTACTACAGGTTTTGTAAATATTGGCTATGGAATGAGAAATAATCCAGATCATCCTAAGTTTAAACCAAGTGAAAAAGATACAGTTGCAAAAGAATTATCAAAAATTGTAAGCAAAAATGAGGGTGTTAGCTTGCAATATCTAGGCATTAAAGCTGGTGATAATATGAAAATGGATAATGCTGCAAAAGGTGGGAATCATTGGGAAATTAGTTTTGAAGATTTTAAAACTGGATTAGAACCATATGATATTGATTTTGTAGCACAACTTGCTAAAGGGAATCCTGATGAAAGCATAGAATCTTTTAAAGAAAAACTTAAAACTCTTGCAGATTATTATATAGATAAAAATCGTAAAATCATAAGTTTCTGGACTATGGGAATGAATCAGCACCAAAGAGGAACTTGGGTAAATGAGCAAAGCTATATGGTGCATCTATTACTAGGAAAACAAAGCGTGCCAGGAAGTGGAGCATTTTCTTTGACAGGACAACCAAGTGCTTGTGGAACAGCAAGAGAAGTGGGAACTTTTGCTCATAGACTCCCAGCTGATATGGTAGTAGCAAATCCAAAACATAGAAGTATTACAGAAAAAATTTGGAAATTACCAGAAGGCACATTAAATAGCAAAATTGGCTCACATTATGTAAAAATAATGCGTGATTTAGAAGATTCTAAGATTAAATGGATTTGGGTGCATGTAAATAATCCTTGGCATAACACTGCAAATGCTGAACACTGGATAAATGCAGCTAGAAATTTGGATAATTTTATTGTTGTTAGTGAATGTTATCCGGGTATTTCTGCAAAAGTTGCAGATTTGATTCTTCCAACAGCAATGATTTATGAAAAATGGGGAGCATATGGTAATGCTGAGAGAAGAACTCAACATTGGAAACAACAAGTATTACCACAAGGTAATGCAATGAGTGATACTTGGCAAATTATGGAATTTTCAAAACGTTTTAAAATAAAAGAAGTATGGGGTAAAGATTATAAGAATCTTGATTTAGTAAGTGTTTTAGATAAAGCAAAACAAATGGGTTACAATGAAGATACAACTTTATTTGAAGTAATGTTTGCAAATAGTGATGCTCGCAAGTTTGCAACCAATGATAAAATCATGGCAGGTGATATAAATACAGAAAGCATTGGGGATAGCAGAAATATTGTTGGTAGTGATGGTGAAGTATTTAAAGGATATGGATTCTTTGTTCAAAAATATTTATGGGAAGAATATAGACAATTTGGTCTAGGTCATGGACATGATTTAGCTGATTTTGATACTTATCATAAAGTTAGAGGTTTAAGATGGCCTGTTGTAGATGGCAAAGAGACACAATGGAGATTTAATAGCAAATACGACTTCTATGCTAAAAAAGAAGGAAGAGAATTTGCATTCTATGGAAATAAAGGAAAGGATATTATAAGCGGTAATCTAAAAGCTCCAAATACTAATAAAGTTAGCATTGATAATAAAGCTAAGATTTTCCTTAGACCATATATGGATCCTTGTGAAATGCCAGATAATAATTATCCATTGTGGTTATGCACAGGTAGAGTATTGGAGCATTGGCATAGTGGAACAATGACTATGAGAGTTCCAGAGCTTTATCGTGCAGTGCCTGAAGCATTATGTTTTATGCATAATGATGATGCAGCAGCTCAAGGGTTAAAACAAGGTGATGTTATTTGGGTTGAAAGCAGAAGATCAAGAGTAAAAGTCAAAATTGAAACAAGAGGTAGAAATAGACCACCAAAAGGATTGATTTATATACCTTGGTTTGATGAAAATGTGCTAATTAATAAAGTTTGTCTTGATGCTACTTGCCCAATATCCAAAGAGACTGATTTTAAAAAATGTGCAGTAAAAATATATAAGGCATAAATAAAATAATATGCAAGAAATAAACAAAAATAGACGCAATGCTATACTAAAAACAGCACAAGGTATTGGAATCTTTGCCTTTAGCGGTCTTATATGGGGTGCATATGTATCTAAGGCAAAAGCATCTAGTTTTAGCCTTAGACCACCTGGTGCAAAAGAAGAAAGTGAGTTTTTAAAGTTATGTATTAAATGTGGTAGATGTGTGACATTTTGCCCATTTGATACTTTAAAATTAGCTACTCCAGAAGATGATGTGCCAACAGGGACGCCATATTTTACACCAAGAAAGATTCCTTGTTATATGTGTGTTGATGTGCCATGTGTGCCTGTATGTCCTACAAATGCTCTTGATGAAAAGCTACTAAACATAGTTGAAAATGACAAAGAGATGATGGATATAAGAAATGCTAAAATGGGTGTTGCAGTAGTTGATATAGAATCTTGTGTTGCTTATTGGGGGATTCAATGTGATGCTTGTTATAGAGCTTGTCCATTGATTGATGAAGCTATCAAGCTAGAATATAAACAAAATGATAGGACAAATAAACACTCATATTTATTACCTGTTGTAGATAGCACAAAATGCACTGGGTGTGGTTTGTGTGAGCATGCTTGTATAACAAAAAAAGCAGCCATTATGGTATTGCCTAGAGATAAGGCATTAGGTAGTGTAGATATAAACTATATTAAAGGCTGGGATAAAAGTGATGAAGCAAGATTAAATCAAACAGATAAAATTGCACCAAAAAATAGTGATGATACTAATAGTGTTATAGACTATCTAAATAGCGGGGATTTATGATGAAAAAAATTAGGTTTTTGATTTTAAGGAGATTTATTCAACTTGGAATCTTAGTTACATTTTTTGTTTGTAATTACTATGCAATAAATTTTTTTAATGGGAATCTAAATTCATCAAAAGTTTTTTGGATAATTCCTATGAGTGATCCTCTATCAATAGCACAGATTTTTATATCTGGTGCGATTAGCGGTATAGCTATCGGTAGTGAAGCTGTAATCGGACTATTTGTTGTATTAATTATTTATGGTGTATTTTTTGGAAGAGGATATTGTGCTTTTGTGTGTCCTATGAATATGATTACAGATTTTGCTAATTTTTTAAGGAGAATATTTGAATTTAATACAAATAAAAAGCTAAATATTTCGCGTAAAAGCAAATATGGGGTATTGATACTAAGTTTAGTGCTTAGTTTTATACTTGCTGTCCCTGCATTTGATTTAATAAGTCCTATATCTATGTTGCATCGTGGCATTGTATTTGGCATGGGTTTTGGAATCTTTGGGGTTTTGAGTGTATTTTTATTTGATTTGTTTTTTGTAAAAAATGGATTTTGTGGTTATATTTGTCCTCTTGGTGCGACTTATTCTTTGATTGGAAAATATAGTCTTCTTAGGGTTAAGCATAATAAAGATAAATGCACAAAATGTAATAAATGTATCATTATATGTCCAGAGCCTCAAGTATTAGATTTGATTGGAAAAAGAAGTGGAAGTATAAATAAGATTGATTGCATGAAATGTGCGAGATGTATTGAAGTGTGTGATGATAATGCACTTAAATATGGAATTTTTGATTTTAAGAATATGAGGAGTAAAAAATGAAATATATGATTAATATAGTAGCTATAGTGCTACTTTTTATTGGATGTGCAAGTGATAATGGAAATAAAATGTCACTTGATGAGAGTGAGTTTGGATTAAGGAGTGCATCTTTGTATAGTGAAAATGTAGATCTAAGAGATTTTGCATATTCTACTACTCCAGCCGGAGAGAGCACTAATATTGAAAGAGCATATGAAAATGCACCACCTATGATACCTCATGATGTAGAAGGTATGCTTGATATTACAAGAGATTACAATGCTTGTATTGATTGTCATAGTAGGCAAAATGCACCTCTTATGAATGCTACACCTGTGCCATTATCACATACTTATGATACATTTAGTGATAAGCAAAAAGATAGCATTGTAGATTCTAGATATAATTGCAACTTATGCCATACACCACAAGCAAATGTAAGCCCTTTGGTTGGAAATAATTTTAAACCAGAGTTTAGAAGTAGTGATGGGAAAAGTAAATCAAACTTATTAGAAGTTTTAGATGAAGGTGTTAAATAAAAAGTTGATAAATAGATTTAAAAAAAACCTTCCGCTTCCATATTGCAAAGATTCTAATATACTAGAATCTTGCAAAGAATGCGATAATAACCCATGTATTTCTATATGTCCTACAAATATTATTATAAAAGAAGATGATAGAATCTATTTAGATTTTAGAGATAATGGCTGTATATTTTGCAAGAGATGTGCAGAAGTGTGCAAAAGCGATTCGCTTGGATTGCTTGATTTGGATTTAGAAAACTATATAAATGCAAAAATAAATCTAAATGAAGCAAAATGTCTAGCTTGGAATAAAACAATATGCTCTTATTGTGCTGATGTCTGTGATAGCAAGAGTATTAAATTTAATGCTATGCTTTATCCAGAGATTTTGCAATCTTGCACTAAGTGTGGAATGTGTCAAAGTGTATGTCCAAACGAAGCAATAACTTTTAGAGGTGTATAATGAAGATATTCTTTATTTTATTAATATGTATCGCAGCTCATGCAATAGAACCATACAAAAAAATAACAATAGATAGTCTGATTACTTCAATCAATCTTTATGAAAATAAATTATATATCTCAAGTGATGCAGGTAAAGTTGAAATATATGATATTAATAATTTTAAAAAGATAAAAGAAATCAAACTTGATAAAATATATGACTATTTTGGTGAATATTTTCATCCAAGAATATTTAGCACTCATACAATAGATGGGGAAAATATATTAATTATAAGCCAAGATTCAAATGGTAGTTCAAAGATACAAATTTATAATAATAGTGGATTTAAAAAAATAAAATTAAATAATACTTCATTTGTAAATAAGGCATATTTTGTAGATAAAGATAGAATCTTAATTGGATTATTAAGCAATGAAATTATCTTATATGATATTAATAAGGATGAGATTCTATGGGAAATACAGCCTAGCCAAGCTGTATTTTCAGATTTGATATTTAATGATAGATTTGCATTTAGCACCACAGAAGGTGGAATCGTATATATCATAGAAATAGATTCTGGAAAAATCATAAAAATATTAGAGGGTGCTAATTTTGATAATGTTTATATGCTAGCTAGTGCAAAAGATGTATTGCTTAGTGCTGGTAGAGACAAAACTTGTGGCGTATATGATATAAAAAATGGAGAATTTAAACGTCTAAAAACCAACTTTTTAAGTTATGCAGTGGGAATTTCTAATGATTCTACACTTGGTGCAATTAGTGATAATGAAAATAATGATATTTTAATATTTAATATAAAAACTCTAAGTAAAATTGATATTTTAAAAGGTGGCGATGCATTGCCAAATAAAATTATTTTTATTGATAATAGCACAATAGTAGCTGGATTTGATAGTAAAAATGTGTTATTTTGGAAACTAGGAGGAAAGAGTTGAATATCTCAAGTGTGATTATAAAAACAAATGATTTATCAAAATGCAAAGAGGAACTATCTAAAATAGATGGAGCAGAAGTAGCATTGAGTGAAAATAATACTATTATTGTCGTTATACAAGCAGAAGATGTAAATCAAGAAATAGAAATCTTTAATAAAATAGAAAAAACAAAGCATGTCATCTCTGCTTCTATGCACTATAGTTATATTGAAGATGAATTACGTGATGATTTAGCAAATATGAATAATAGTGTAAATGAGATTTTAAATGATAATTCTACTCCAATTAATAAAATGCAATATAGTGGTAGTGTATATGCAATGATGAATAAAAAGAAAAAATAATGACAAAGACTATATATCTAGCAGGTGGTTGCTTTTGGGGTGTAGAAGAATATTTTGGATATCTAAAAGGCATTATTAAGACCAAAGTTGGCTATGCAAATAGTAGCATTAACAATCCAAGTTATGAGATGGTATGCTATGGAGAGAGTGATGCAGCAGAAGCTGTAGAAATACTATATGATAGTGATATTATTTCTTTAGATTCTATATTAGATAATTTTTTTAGCATTATCGATCCTACCACTTTAAATAGACAAGGTAATGATGTAGGCATTCAATATCGAAGCGGAATCTATTTTATAGATGAGAGTGATAGGGAGATTATTCAAAATTATATTTTAAATATTTCTATGAATTATGATAAAAAGATTCTTACTGAGGTAAAAAAGCTTGAAAACTTTTTTGAAGCAGAATCTTATCATCAAAAATACCTAAAGAAAAATCCAAATGGATATTGTCATATTGATTTAAGTAAAATTATCTAATTTACTTAAATTTACTTACTTTACTAGGCTTGATATTGCTTTAAATTCCTCTGCTCTAGAATCTTTTAATAAATCAAATA
This genomic window contains:
- the napA gene encoding nitrate reductase catalytic subunit NapA, whose product is MLRRDFLKSAAVASAAVTAGMSVPSSLSAAQGSAESGWKWDKSVCRFCGTGCGIMVATKDGQIVAVKGDPEAPVNRGLNCIKGYFCAKIMYGTDRITQPLLRCNDKGEFDKKGKFKPVSWKRAFDEMEKQFKKTYNELGPTGIGVFGSGQYTIQEGYAAVKLIKGGFRSNNIDPNARHCMASAVVAFMETFGIDEPAGCYDDIELTDTIVTWGANMAEMHPILWSRVSNRKLSNQNVKIINLSTYTNRTSDLADIEIIFKPNTDLAIWNFIAREIIKRGAVNQKFVKDNCVFTTGFVNIGYGMRNNPDHPKFKPSEKDTVAKELSKIVSKNEGVSLQYLGIKAGDNMKMDNAAKGGNHWEISFEDFKTGLEPYDIDFVAQLAKGNPDESIESFKEKLKTLADYYIDKNRKIISFWTMGMNQHQRGTWVNEQSYMVHLLLGKQSVPGSGAFSLTGQPSACGTAREVGTFAHRLPADMVVANPKHRSITEKIWKLPEGTLNSKIGSHYVKIMRDLEDSKIKWIWVHVNNPWHNTANAEHWINAARNLDNFIVVSECYPGISAKVADLILPTAMIYEKWGAYGNAERRTQHWKQQVLPQGNAMSDTWQIMEFSKRFKIKEVWGKDYKNLDLVSVLDKAKQMGYNEDTTLFEVMFANSDARKFATNDKIMAGDINTESIGDSRNIVGSDGEVFKGYGFFVQKYLWEEYRQFGLGHGHDLADFDTYHKVRGLRWPVVDGKETQWRFNSKYDFYAKKEGREFAFYGNKGKDIISGNLKAPNTNKVSIDNKAKIFLRPYMDPCEMPDNNYPLWLCTGRVLEHWHSGTMTMRVPELYRAVPEALCFMHNDDAAAQGLKQGDVIWVESRRSRVKVKIETRGRNRPPKGLIYIPWFDENVLINKVCLDATCPISKETDFKKCAVKIYKA
- the napG gene encoding ferredoxin-type protein NapG — protein: MQEINKNRRNAILKTAQGIGIFAFSGLIWGAYVSKAKASSFSLRPPGAKEESEFLKLCIKCGRCVTFCPFDTLKLATPEDDVPTGTPYFTPRKIPCYMCVDVPCVPVCPTNALDEKLLNIVENDKEMMDIRNAKMGVAVVDIESCVAYWGIQCDACYRACPLIDEAIKLEYKQNDRTNKHSYLLPVVDSTKCTGCGLCEHACITKKAAIMVLPRDKALGSVDINYIKGWDKSDEARLNQTDKIAPKNSDDTNSVIDYLNSGDL
- the napH gene encoding quinol dehydrogenase ferredoxin subunit NapH produces the protein MKKIRFLILRRFIQLGILVTFFVCNYYAINFFNGNLNSSKVFWIIPMSDPLSIAQIFISGAISGIAIGSEAVIGLFVVLIIYGVFFGRGYCAFVCPMNMITDFANFLRRIFEFNTNKKLNISRKSKYGVLILSLVLSFILAVPAFDLISPISMLHRGIVFGMGFGIFGVLSVFLFDLFFVKNGFCGYICPLGATYSLIGKYSLLRVKHNKDKCTKCNKCIIICPEPQVLDLIGKRSGSINKIDCMKCARCIEVCDDNALKYGIFDFKNMRSKK
- a CDS encoding nitrate reductase cytochrome c-type subunit; this encodes MKYMINIVAIVLLFIGCASDNGNKMSLDESEFGLRSASLYSENVDLRDFAYSTTPAGESTNIERAYENAPPMIPHDVEGMLDITRDYNACIDCHSRQNAPLMNATPVPLSHTYDTFSDKQKDSIVDSRYNCNLCHTPQANVSPLVGNNFKPEFRSSDGKSKSNLLEVLDEGVK
- a CDS encoding 4Fe-4S binding protein yields the protein MKVLNKKLINRFKKNLPLPYCKDSNILESCKECDNNPCISICPTNIIIKEDDRIYLDFRDNGCIFCKRCAEVCKSDSLGLLDLDLENYINAKINLNEAKCLAWNKTICSYCADVCDSKSIKFNAMLYPEILQSCTKCGMCQSVCPNEAITFRGV
- a CDS encoding WD40 repeat domain-containing protein, which translates into the protein MKIFFILLICIAAHAIEPYKKITIDSLITSINLYENKLYISSDAGKVEIYDINNFKKIKEIKLDKIYDYFGEYFHPRIFSTHTIDGENILIISQDSNGSSKIQIYNNSGFKKIKLNNTSFVNKAYFVDKDRILIGLLSNEIILYDINKDEILWEIQPSQAVFSDLIFNDRFAFSTTEGGIVYIIEIDSGKIIKILEGANFDNVYMLASAKDVLLSAGRDKTCGVYDIKNGEFKRLKTNFLSYAVGISNDSTLGAISDNENNDILIFNIKTLSKIDILKGGDALPNKIIFIDNSTIVAGFDSKNVLFWKLGGKS
- a CDS encoding chaperone NapD; its protein translation is MNISSVIIKTNDLSKCKEELSKIDGAEVALSENNTIIVVIQAEDVNQEIEIFNKIEKTKHVISASMHYSYIEDELRDDLANMNNSVNEILNDNSTPINKMQYSGSVYAMMNKKKK
- the msrA gene encoding peptide-methionine (S)-S-oxide reductase MsrA, encoding MTKTIYLAGGCFWGVEEYFGYLKGIIKTKVGYANSSINNPSYEMVCYGESDAAEAVEILYDSDIISLDSILDNFFSIIDPTTLNRQGNDVGIQYRSGIYFIDESDREIIQNYILNISMNYDKKILTEVKKLENFFEAESYHQKYLKKNPNGYCHIDLSKII